In a genomic window of Methylophaga thalassica:
- the dapF gene encoding diaminopimelate epimerase — MLKFSKMHGLGNDFIVINAIQQKVELTTEQIRFMADRHFGIGCDQLLLVEKASSSDVDFRYRIFNADGGEVSQCGNGARCFARYVRDYGLTSKDTIAVETASGIIYPTIQADGLVSVDMGNPIFTPEKVPFIAESEAVTYLIDVPDYDKVEIASVSMGNPHAVMLVDNVDTAAVEKIGPAMESHTRFPERVNVGFMQLVNSETIRLRVFERGSGETTACGTGACAAVVTGIRRGLLARDVTVSLPGGQLQISWPDENASVWMTGPAEHVFDGEIAWSTLQQI; from the coding sequence ATGTTGAAATTCAGCAAAATGCATGGTTTAGGCAATGATTTCATTGTGATTAATGCCATACAGCAAAAAGTAGAGCTGACCACTGAGCAGATTCGTTTTATGGCGGATAGGCATTTTGGTATCGGTTGTGACCAGCTTTTGCTGGTTGAAAAAGCATCATCGTCAGACGTGGATTTTCGTTACCGGATTTTTAATGCAGATGGTGGTGAAGTCTCACAATGTGGAAATGGTGCGCGTTGTTTTGCCCGCTATGTCCGTGATTATGGTTTAACAAGCAAAGATACCATTGCTGTAGAGACTGCTTCTGGCATCATTTATCCGACAATTCAGGCTGATGGACTGGTTAGCGTTGATATGGGTAATCCCATTTTTACACCTGAAAAAGTGCCGTTTATTGCTGAATCAGAAGCGGTTACCTATCTGATTGATGTCCCGGATTACGACAAAGTCGAAATTGCCAGCGTCTCAATGGGCAATCCGCATGCTGTGATGCTGGTGGATAATGTCGACACAGCCGCTGTAGAAAAAATAGGTCCTGCTATGGAGTCTCATACACGTTTTCCAGAACGTGTGAATGTTGGCTTCATGCAACTGGTGAACTCAGAAACGATTCGGTTGCGTGTTTTTGAACGAGGTTCAGGTGAAACGACAGCCTGTGGTACAGGGGCTTGCGCCGCAGTCGTAACGGGGATTCGCCGAGGATTATTAGCCAGAGATGTGACTGTTTCTTTACCAGGAGGGCAGTTGCAAATTAGCTGGCCAGATGAAAATGCCTCTGTATGGATGACCGGCCCTGCAGAGCATGTATTTGACGGAGAAATTGCGTGGTCGACACTACAACAGATTTAA